In Molothrus aeneus isolate 106 chromosome 11, BPBGC_Maene_1.0, whole genome shotgun sequence, a genomic segment contains:
- the SLC12A4 gene encoding solute carrier family 12 member 4 isoform X1 — protein MGGVEERGFLRGSDRTGQECAAGSAPRPACLAAVPRGALSAPPAMPHFTVVPVEDKPRAEYDSVEGLSWVDYREPAAAPAPGDSYDTVSSDGHGNHKENSPFLNSSEAGKGGDYYDRNLALFEEELDIRPKVSSLLGKLVNYTNLTQGVKEHEEAESTDGSKKKVSKSPSMGTLMGVYLPCMQNIFGVILFLRLTWMVGMAGVLQSFLIVLLCCCCTMLTTISMSAIATNGVVPAGGSYFMISRSLGPEFGGAVGLCFYLGTTFAGAMYILGAIEILLTYIVPQAAIFHPSDAHDASSAMLNNMRVYGTVFLILMAVVVFVGVKYVNKFASLFLACVVISILSIYAGAIKSIFDPPEFPICMLGNRTLSRDQFDVCAKTVVKDNMTVASKLWELFCHSTNLTTEHCDEYFLMNNVSEIAGIPGAASGILIDNLWSNYLEKGEILERAHQPSVDVAGQKNNLHLYVLSDITTSFMVLVGIFFPSVTGIMAGSNRSGDLKDAQKSIPVGTILAIVTTSLVYFSCVLLFGACIEGVVLRDKFGDAVNRNLVVGTLSWPSPWVIVIGSFFSTCGAGLQSLTGAPRLLQAIAKDNIIPFLWIFGHGKANGEPTWALLLTALIAELGILIASLDMVAPILSMFFLMCYLFVNLACAVQTLLRTPNWRPRFKYYHWALSFLGMSICLALMFISSWYYALVAMLIAGMIYKYIEYQGAEKEWGDGIRGLSLSAARYALLRLEEGPPHTKNWRPQLLVLLKLDEDLHVKYPRLLTFASQLKAGKGLTIIGSVIQGNFLETYGEAQAAEQTIKNMMEIEKVKGFCQVVVANKVREGIAHLIQSCGLGGMKHNTVVLGWPYGWRQSEDPRSWKTFIGTVRCTTAAHLALLVPKNVSFYPSNHERYNEGNIDVWWIVHDGGMLMLLPFLLKQHKVWRKCKMRIFTVAQMDDNSIQMKKDLATFLYQLRIEAEVEVVEMHNSDISAYTYERTLMMEQRSQMLRQMRLTKTEREREAQLVKDRHSIARLESLYSDEEDEADPVPENIQMTWTKEKCDAEKRNRGSAVGSFRDLITIKPGWEIVNQSNVRRMHTAVKLNEVIVNRSHDARLVLLNMPGPPKNTDGDENYMEFLEVLTEGLERVLLVRGGGREVITIYS, from the exons gtCATGGCAACCATAAAGAAAACAGTCCTTTCCTGAACAGTTCAGAAGCTGGCAAGGGAGGTGATTACTATGATAGAAATCTGGCCTTGTTTGAG GAGGAGCTTGATATACGACCAAAAGTGTCATCTCTGCTTGGCAAGTTGGTCAACTACACAAATCTTACTCAAGGTGTCAAGGAACATGAAGAAGCAGAAAGTACTGATGGATCGAAGAAGAAAGTATCAAAA tcaccCAGCATGGGCACCCTGATGGGGGTGTATCTGCCATGCATGCAGAATATCTTTGGGGTCATTCTCTTCCTTCGGCTGACTTGGATGGTGGGAATGGCTGGAGTTCTTCAGTCCTTCCTGATTGTAttgctttgctgctgttgt ACTATGTTGACAACCATATCAATGAGTGCAATTGCCACGAATGGTGTTGTTCCAG CTGGTGGCTCCTATTTCATGATATCTAGGTCGTTGGGCCCAGAGTTTGGTGGAGCTGTAGGGCTGTGTTTTTATTTGGGAACAACATTTGCAGGAGCCATGTATATCCTTGGTGCCATTGAGATTTTATTG ACATATATTGTGCCACAAGCAGCAATTTTTCATCCCTCTGATGCCCACGATGCATCCAGTGCCATGCTGAACAACATGAGGGTCTATGGCACCGTGTTCCTCATCCTGATGGCAGTGGTGGTGTTTGTAGGTGTGAAATATGTCAACAAATTTGCTTCCCTCTTCTTGGCCTGTGTAGTGATATCCATCCTGTCCATTTATGCTGGAGCTATCAAGTCCATCTTTGATCCACCTGAATTTCC GATTTGCATGTTGGGCAACAGGACTCTGTCAAGAGATCAGTTTGATGTTTGTGCCAAAACTGTAGTTAAGGATAACATGACTGTGGCCTCCAAGCTTTGGGAACTCTTCTGCCACAGCACAAACTTAACCACGGAGCACTGTGATGAATATTTCCTAATGAACAATGTCTCAGAGATagcaggaattccaggagcTGCTAGTGGCATTTTAATAG ACAACTTATGGAGCAATTATTTGGAGAAAGGAGAGATACTGGAGAGGGCACATCAGCCCTCTGTGGATGTGGCAGGCCAGAAGAACAACCTGCACCTGTACGTGCTCTCAGATATCACCACGTCCTTCATGGTGCTCGTTGGCATCTTCTTCCCTTCAGTGACTG GTATCATGGCTGGTTCAAACAGATCAGGGGACCTCAAAGATGCACAGAAGTCCATCCCTGTTGGAACAATTCTTGCCATTGTCACCACATCACTAGTCT ACTTCAGTTGTGTGTTATTATTTGGAGCCTGCATAGAAGGTGTTGTCCTGAGAGATAA GTTCGGTGACGCGGTGAACAGGAACCTGGTGGTGGGGACGCTGTCCTGGCCCTCGCCCTGGGTCATCGTCATCGGCTCCTTCTTCTCCACCTGCGGGGcggggctgcagagcctgacTGGGGCCCCCCGGCTGCTGCAGGCCATCGCCAAGGACAACATCATCCCCTTCCTCTGG aTCTTTGGTCATGGAAAAGCGAATGGTGAACCAACGTGGGCTCTTCTGTTAACAGCATTAATTGCTGAGCTGGGAATCCTTATTGCTTCACTTGACATGGTGGCTCCAATTCTCTCAAT GTTTTTCTTGATGTGTTACCTCTTTGTTAATCTTGCATGCGCAGTGCAGACACTTCTGCGAACCCCGAACTGGCGGCCACGCTTTAAATACTACCACTG GGCCCTCTCATTTTTAGGCATGAGCATTTGCCTGGCACTGATGTTCATTTCATCCTGGTATTATGCTTTGGTAGCCATGCTTATTGCAGGCATGATTTACAAGTACATTGAGTACCAAGG GGCAGAGAAGGAGTGGGGTGATGGCATCCGGGGCCTGTCGCTCAGCGCTGCCAGATACGCCTTGCTCAGACTGGAGGAGGGCCCTCCACACACCAAGAACTGGAG gcCTCAGTTGCTGGTGCTTCTGAAGCTTGATGAAGATTTGCATGTAAAATACCCTAGACTGTTAACATTTGCATCCCAGCTGAAAGCTGGTAAAGGTTTGACTATCATAGGATCAGTCATCCAAGGGAATTTCTTGGAAACTTATGGAGaagcccaggctgctgagcag ACTATCAAGAATATGATGGAAATTGAGAAGGTTAAAGGATTTTGTCAAGTGGTTGTAGCCAATAAAGTTCGAGAAGGAATTGCTCACTTGATCCAGTCCTGTGGACTCGGTGGCATGAAGCACAAcactgtggttttggggtggccCTATGGCTGGAGGCAGAGTGAAGATCCAAGGTCTTGGAAGACATTTATAG GTACTGTTCGCTGCACAACTGCAGCTCATCTGGCTCTGCTGGTTCCCAAAAATGTCTCTTTCTACCCCAGCAACCACGAGCGTTACAACGAAGGCAACATTGATGTGTGGTGGATTGTGCATGATGGAGGCATGTTGATGttgcttccttttcttctcaaaCAGCACAAA GTTTggagaaaatgcaaaatgagaatttttacTGTTGCTCAGATGGATGATAACAGCATCCAGATGAAGAAAGATTTGGCTACTTTCCTCTACCAGCTCCGAATAGAGGCAGAGGTAGAAGTGGTAGAAATG CACAATAGTGATATCTCAGCATATACTTATGAGAGAACTCTTATGATGGAGCAGAGATCTCAGATGCTGAGGCAAATGAGGCTGACAAAAActgagagggaaagggag GCTCAGCTTGTCAAGGACAGACATTCAATAGCACGTCTGGAGAGCCTCTACTCAGATGAGGAAGATGAGGCAGACCCTGTTCCTGAGAATATCCAGATGACCTGGACAAAGGAGAAATGTGATGCTGAGAAGCGGAACCgaggcagtgctgtggggagcTTCAGAGATCTCATCACCATTAAGCC AGGGTGGGAAATCGT gaacCAGTCCAATGTCCGAAGGATGCACACAGCAGTGAAGCTCAATGAAGTCATTGTAAATAGATCCCATGATGCCAGACTTGTGCTCCTCAACATGCCTGGTCCTCCAAAGAATACTGATGGAGATGAAAACT ACATGGAGTTTCTCGAAGTCTTGACTGAGGGTCTGGAGAGGGTACTGCTTGTGAGAGGTGGTGGCAGAGAAGTCATCACCATTTACTCCTGA
- the SLC12A4 gene encoding solute carrier family 12 member 4 isoform X2 codes for MGGVEERGFLRGSDRTGQECAAGSAPRPACLAAVPRGALSAPPAMPHFTVVPVEDKPRAEYDSVEGLSWVDYREPAAAPAPGDSYDTVSSDGHGNHKENSPFLNSSEAGKGGDYYDRNLALFEEELDIRPKVSSLLGKLVNYTNLTQGVKEHEEAESTDGSKKKVSKSPSMGTLMGVYLPCMQNIFGVILFLRLTWMVGMAGVLQSFLIVLLCCCCTMLTTISMSAIATNGVVPAGGSYFMISRSLGPEFGGAVGLCFYLGTTFAGAMYILGAIEILLTYIVPQAAIFHPSDAHDASSAMLNNMRVYGTVFLILMAVVVFVGVKYVNKFASLFLACVVISILSIYAGAIKSIFDPPEFPICMLGNRTLSRDQFDVCAKTVVKDNMTVASKLWELFCHSTNLTTEHCDEYFLMNNVSEIAGIPGAASGILIDNLWSNYLEKGEILERAHQPSVDVAGQKNNLHLYVLSDITTSFMVLVGIFFPSVTGIMAGSNRSGDLKDAQKSIPVGTILAIVTTSLVYFSCVLLFGACIEGVVLRDKFGDAVNRNLVVGTLSWPSPWVIVIGSFFSTCGAGLQSLTGAPRLLQAIAKDNIIPFLWIFGHGKANGEPTWALLLTALIAELGILIASLDMVAPILSMFFLMCYLFVNLACAVQTLLRTPNWRPRFKYYHWALSFLGMSICLALMFISSWYYALVAMLIAGMIYKYIEYQGAEKEWGDGIRGLSLSAARYALLRLEEGPPHTKNWRPQLLVLLKLDEDLHVKYPRLLTFASQLKAGKGLTIIGSVIQGNFLETYGEAQAAEQTIKNMMEIEKVKGFCQVVVANKVREGIAHLIQSCGLGGMKHNTVVLGWPYGWRQSEDPRSWKTFIGTVRCTTAAHLALLVPKNVSFYPSNHERYNEGNIDVWWIVHDGGMLMLLPFLLKQHKVWRKCKMRIFTVAQMDDNSIQMKKDLATFLYQLRIEAEVEVVEMHNSDISAYTYERTLMMEQRSQMLRQMRLTKTEREREAQLVKDRHSIARLESLYSDEEDEADPVPENIQMTWTKEKCDAEKRNRGSAVGSFRDLITIKPNQSNVRRMHTAVKLNEVIVNRSHDARLVLLNMPGPPKNTDGDENYMEFLEVLTEGLERVLLVRGGGREVITIYS; via the exons gtCATGGCAACCATAAAGAAAACAGTCCTTTCCTGAACAGTTCAGAAGCTGGCAAGGGAGGTGATTACTATGATAGAAATCTGGCCTTGTTTGAG GAGGAGCTTGATATACGACCAAAAGTGTCATCTCTGCTTGGCAAGTTGGTCAACTACACAAATCTTACTCAAGGTGTCAAGGAACATGAAGAAGCAGAAAGTACTGATGGATCGAAGAAGAAAGTATCAAAA tcaccCAGCATGGGCACCCTGATGGGGGTGTATCTGCCATGCATGCAGAATATCTTTGGGGTCATTCTCTTCCTTCGGCTGACTTGGATGGTGGGAATGGCTGGAGTTCTTCAGTCCTTCCTGATTGTAttgctttgctgctgttgt ACTATGTTGACAACCATATCAATGAGTGCAATTGCCACGAATGGTGTTGTTCCAG CTGGTGGCTCCTATTTCATGATATCTAGGTCGTTGGGCCCAGAGTTTGGTGGAGCTGTAGGGCTGTGTTTTTATTTGGGAACAACATTTGCAGGAGCCATGTATATCCTTGGTGCCATTGAGATTTTATTG ACATATATTGTGCCACAAGCAGCAATTTTTCATCCCTCTGATGCCCACGATGCATCCAGTGCCATGCTGAACAACATGAGGGTCTATGGCACCGTGTTCCTCATCCTGATGGCAGTGGTGGTGTTTGTAGGTGTGAAATATGTCAACAAATTTGCTTCCCTCTTCTTGGCCTGTGTAGTGATATCCATCCTGTCCATTTATGCTGGAGCTATCAAGTCCATCTTTGATCCACCTGAATTTCC GATTTGCATGTTGGGCAACAGGACTCTGTCAAGAGATCAGTTTGATGTTTGTGCCAAAACTGTAGTTAAGGATAACATGACTGTGGCCTCCAAGCTTTGGGAACTCTTCTGCCACAGCACAAACTTAACCACGGAGCACTGTGATGAATATTTCCTAATGAACAATGTCTCAGAGATagcaggaattccaggagcTGCTAGTGGCATTTTAATAG ACAACTTATGGAGCAATTATTTGGAGAAAGGAGAGATACTGGAGAGGGCACATCAGCCCTCTGTGGATGTGGCAGGCCAGAAGAACAACCTGCACCTGTACGTGCTCTCAGATATCACCACGTCCTTCATGGTGCTCGTTGGCATCTTCTTCCCTTCAGTGACTG GTATCATGGCTGGTTCAAACAGATCAGGGGACCTCAAAGATGCACAGAAGTCCATCCCTGTTGGAACAATTCTTGCCATTGTCACCACATCACTAGTCT ACTTCAGTTGTGTGTTATTATTTGGAGCCTGCATAGAAGGTGTTGTCCTGAGAGATAA GTTCGGTGACGCGGTGAACAGGAACCTGGTGGTGGGGACGCTGTCCTGGCCCTCGCCCTGGGTCATCGTCATCGGCTCCTTCTTCTCCACCTGCGGGGcggggctgcagagcctgacTGGGGCCCCCCGGCTGCTGCAGGCCATCGCCAAGGACAACATCATCCCCTTCCTCTGG aTCTTTGGTCATGGAAAAGCGAATGGTGAACCAACGTGGGCTCTTCTGTTAACAGCATTAATTGCTGAGCTGGGAATCCTTATTGCTTCACTTGACATGGTGGCTCCAATTCTCTCAAT GTTTTTCTTGATGTGTTACCTCTTTGTTAATCTTGCATGCGCAGTGCAGACACTTCTGCGAACCCCGAACTGGCGGCCACGCTTTAAATACTACCACTG GGCCCTCTCATTTTTAGGCATGAGCATTTGCCTGGCACTGATGTTCATTTCATCCTGGTATTATGCTTTGGTAGCCATGCTTATTGCAGGCATGATTTACAAGTACATTGAGTACCAAGG GGCAGAGAAGGAGTGGGGTGATGGCATCCGGGGCCTGTCGCTCAGCGCTGCCAGATACGCCTTGCTCAGACTGGAGGAGGGCCCTCCACACACCAAGAACTGGAG gcCTCAGTTGCTGGTGCTTCTGAAGCTTGATGAAGATTTGCATGTAAAATACCCTAGACTGTTAACATTTGCATCCCAGCTGAAAGCTGGTAAAGGTTTGACTATCATAGGATCAGTCATCCAAGGGAATTTCTTGGAAACTTATGGAGaagcccaggctgctgagcag ACTATCAAGAATATGATGGAAATTGAGAAGGTTAAAGGATTTTGTCAAGTGGTTGTAGCCAATAAAGTTCGAGAAGGAATTGCTCACTTGATCCAGTCCTGTGGACTCGGTGGCATGAAGCACAAcactgtggttttggggtggccCTATGGCTGGAGGCAGAGTGAAGATCCAAGGTCTTGGAAGACATTTATAG GTACTGTTCGCTGCACAACTGCAGCTCATCTGGCTCTGCTGGTTCCCAAAAATGTCTCTTTCTACCCCAGCAACCACGAGCGTTACAACGAAGGCAACATTGATGTGTGGTGGATTGTGCATGATGGAGGCATGTTGATGttgcttccttttcttctcaaaCAGCACAAA GTTTggagaaaatgcaaaatgagaatttttacTGTTGCTCAGATGGATGATAACAGCATCCAGATGAAGAAAGATTTGGCTACTTTCCTCTACCAGCTCCGAATAGAGGCAGAGGTAGAAGTGGTAGAAATG CACAATAGTGATATCTCAGCATATACTTATGAGAGAACTCTTATGATGGAGCAGAGATCTCAGATGCTGAGGCAAATGAGGCTGACAAAAActgagagggaaagggag GCTCAGCTTGTCAAGGACAGACATTCAATAGCACGTCTGGAGAGCCTCTACTCAGATGAGGAAGATGAGGCAGACCCTGTTCCTGAGAATATCCAGATGACCTGGACAAAGGAGAAATGTGATGCTGAGAAGCGGAACCgaggcagtgctgtggggagcTTCAGAGATCTCATCACCATTAAGCC gaacCAGTCCAATGTCCGAAGGATGCACACAGCAGTGAAGCTCAATGAAGTCATTGTAAATAGATCCCATGATGCCAGACTTGTGCTCCTCAACATGCCTGGTCCTCCAAAGAATACTGATGGAGATGAAAACT ACATGGAGTTTCTCGAAGTCTTGACTGAGGGTCTGGAGAGGGTACTGCTTGTGAGAGGTGGTGGCAGAGAAGTCATCACCATTTACTCCTGA